The following DNA comes from Cytophagales bacterium.
TTGTTTCCAAAGCTATAGAAGTTATTAAGCCGGCTATAATTGCCAGTACCATTTGCCATATCATGGAAGTATCAGGATAAAAAGCCTGTAAAAAAAGCAACATCCCATAATCACCAATACTACATCCGATCAAACAATTCAACGTATTGAAAGACGCTCTATTCCAGGTATTTAAATTATTCCAAAAATGGATGTTACTTTCTTTTTTAAGTTGCGAGTCGATTTTTTCTACACAATCTTCGCAATGAATATCTGTAGTGAATGTTAGATTTTCCATTGTATTATTTTATTTTTCAATGTTCTGTTTATGCCATAATAGTTTATTACTCTTTTGAGAAATATCGAGTAGACCTTGTCATTTTCTATTTGCTGGTCAATTGGTCTTTTGTTCAGATAATTTCTAATCATGATGTGTCCTAAGTACCAATGATAAAGTGCTGAAACAGCAACAATGAGTAGAAATATTAGAAGGGATATTCCTATCAATGGAATGAGGTCAAGGTATTCAAATAGAAACATAAGTCCAAGTCCAGGTAAAGCAAAAATAAGTGTCAAGGTCAATCCGACAATGAGCAAAGTCGGGTATGAGATTATTGCTGTCAGAATTATTATCTTTCCTTTTATTCTCCAGTTTTTTGAGAGTAACATAGGTCCTCCGATAAGAAATGCAACTCCAAGTAATCCAAAGTACACAATGAAACCCATAAATATCAGAAAGGTTGGTGGCATGGTTTATTTACGATTAAGTTTCTTGTTTTTCAAATTACAGCTAACGATATGCTTTCTAGTTTTCAATTTAAAAACCATATTCCTTATATTCTTTTGTAAACTCTTCCGGTTTAAAAAAGGGGTTTACCACTACATTTATATATTCATATTGTTCATATAACCCCTGGTCATCATATATTTTCATTACTAAAGGGATCATTCTTTGTTTATCAATATAAATGATCATTTTGGGAGAATAATCATTTGGAATTTCAATAATTTGCCCGGAATTTACATCTTCATAATCATCCACCGCCTCATTTTTTTCCAGGATCATATATTCACTTAGTTTAGTTCTCTCAGAAATAGCAGGCAAAGTTTCTCCATGCCGGACTGTATAATCAAAAAACTTAAAATATGGGTTTGAAAACATTATTACATAACAAGCACGCCCATCACAAATTACCGTTCCTTGTTTTTTAACCATTGTATCAATTATTGTGTCATACTTGTCAAACAAATATTCTAAAATGGAGACAACATAGTCAAAGCCGGAACGATGAATAGTATGATGCTGGTTTGCTCTCATGAGACTGCCGTAAGGATCTAATCTTATATTAAACCATGGAAATCCATTAGGATTGACCAATGCTTTATTGTTATTAGTTCCACTAACATACAAAGCTTCCATTCCTTTATTAGGGAAATCTTGTTTTATATAAACTTTGAATGGTTGCCGAACTAATTTTACAAAAGATATTTGCCGGATCATCTCACCATCTATTCGCTCCTGTTTTTTTATTGTATAGGTCAATGTTTTTATTTGTTTGGTTTTTGTAAACATTGTTTTTGCTAATTCACGGGCAGATTGGCCATGGAGCCCTTGAAAGGTTACTAAAATAAAGGCTAAACTAATACTTAGTTGCATAAATAAGGGTTATTTCAATAGTAATTCAATAGTAATTTGATGGTCATACAATAGCTATACAATCGTATAACAATCATATGATAACGATTTGGATAAAGGCAGTGGGGTTTAGGTTACGAAACTGTCTCCCGTTACGAGATTTTCAATGGGAATTGAGAGTCTCTTTTCGAGACGGTCAGCCCCATTGCCTTTATGTTTTGTTGGGCATAGTGCTTTTCATTGTTTAATTATTTCTTTGATGCTAACCATACCTTCCTCTTTTTCCTTGTAAATGATGTGGTGCTTCACTACCGTGTCGTCATCTTTTAATTCAAGGTCCCAATGGTC
Coding sequences within:
- a CDS encoding DUF4396 domain-containing protein, which produces MENLTFTTDIHCEDCVEKIDSQLKKESNIHFWNNLNTWNRASFNTLNCLIGCSIGDYGMLLFLQAFYPDTSMIWQMVLAIIAGLITSIALETMILRTREKFLWLLAFKTALSMSFLSMIAMEIAMNATDFLITGGKAAFTSPMYWIAFIIASIAGFLVPLPYNYYKLKKYDKSCH
- a CDS encoding DUF1571 domain-containing protein codes for the protein MQLSISLAFILVTFQGLHGQSARELAKTMFTKTKQIKTLTYTIKKQERIDGEMIRQISFVKLVRQPFKVYIKQDFPNKGMEALYVSGTNNNKALVNPNGFPWFNIRLDPYGSLMRANQHHTIHRSGFDYVVSILEYLFDKYDTIIDTMVKKQGTVICDGRACYVIMFSNPYFKFFDYTVRHGETLPAISERTKLSEYMILEKNEAVDDYEDVNSGQIIEIPNDYSPKMIIYIDKQRMIPLVMKIYDDQGLYEQYEYINVVVNPFFKPEEFTKEYKEYGF